The following proteins are co-located in the Streptomyces bottropensis ATCC 25435 genome:
- a CDS encoding carbohydrate ABC transporter permease: protein MTTQSLPARTGSAVRTSGKPAGRGGRLLRQRAGRQHHAGPLAYVLLAVMALLSIFPLYWTMVAASTDNTRVSQTPPPFLPGPNLFGNLARAWDEAAMGKAMINSLIVAGVIALSTVMFATLAGFAFAKLRFKGRNALLMLVIGTMLVPPQLGVVPLFMMMADLGWSQQLPAVIFPTLVSAVGVFFMRQYLSEALPDELVEAGRVDGAHSLRIFWSIVLPVARPAMAVLFMITFVHAWNDFFWPFVVLDMTNPTVPVALTQLSAGYVRDQSLIMAGALLGTLPLLAMFIVFGRQIVSGIMAGAVKG from the coding sequence ATGACCACTCAGAGTCTCCCGGCCCGGACCGGCAGCGCGGTCCGCACCTCCGGGAAACCGGCCGGCCGCGGCGGCCGGCTGCTGCGCCAGCGCGCGGGCCGCCAGCACCACGCCGGCCCCCTGGCCTATGTGCTGCTCGCCGTCATGGCACTGCTGTCGATCTTCCCGTTGTACTGGACGATGGTGGCGGCCTCCACCGACAACACCCGGGTCAGCCAGACACCGCCTCCCTTCCTGCCCGGGCCGAACCTGTTCGGCAACCTCGCCCGAGCATGGGACGAGGCGGCGATGGGCAAGGCCATGATCAACAGCCTCATCGTGGCCGGGGTGATCGCCCTGTCCACGGTCATGTTCGCCACGCTGGCCGGGTTCGCCTTCGCCAAGCTGCGGTTCAAGGGCCGCAACGCGCTGCTCATGCTGGTGATCGGCACGATGCTGGTGCCGCCGCAGCTCGGTGTCGTACCGCTGTTCATGATGATGGCCGACCTGGGCTGGTCCCAGCAGCTGCCCGCCGTCATCTTCCCGACGCTGGTGAGCGCGGTGGGGGTCTTCTTCATGCGGCAGTACCTGTCGGAGGCGTTGCCGGACGAACTCGTCGAGGCCGGACGCGTGGACGGGGCCCACTCGCTGCGGATCTTCTGGAGCATAGTGCTGCCCGTCGCCCGGCCCGCGATGGCCGTCCTGTTCATGATCACGTTCGTGCACGCCTGGAACGACTTCTTCTGGCCGTTCGTGGTCCTCGACATGACCAATCCGACCGTCCCTGTCGCCCTCACCCAGCTCAGCGCGGGCTATGTCCGCGACCAGTCGCTGATCATGGCCGGCGCGCTGCTGGGCACCCTGCCGCTGCTGGCGATGTTCATCGTCTTCGGCCGCCAGATCGTCAGCGGCATCATGGCGGGCGCGGTCAAGGGCTGA
- a CDS encoding GH1 family beta-glucosidase, whose translation MATAAQQSPSASDAARTFPRGFVWGSATASYQIEGAATEDGRTPSIWDTYARTPGRVRNGDTGDIATDHYHRWNEDVALMAELGLGAYRFSLAWPRIQPTGRGPAVQKGLDFYRRLVDALLEKNIQPVATLYHWDLPQELEDTGGWPERATAERFAEYAALAADALGDRVKTWTTLNEPWCSSFLGYGSGVHAPGRTDPVAALRAAHHLNLGHGLAVQALRDRLRADARVSVTLNIHHVRPLTASDGDTDAVRRIDALANRVFTGPMLNGAYPEDLLKDTAELTDWSFVQDGDLRNIHQPLDFLGVNYYSPTLVSEADGSATHTSDGHGNSAHSPWPAADRVAFHQPPGETTAMGWAVDPSGLYDLLRRLTADFPRLPLVITENGAAFDDYADPAGQVNDPARIAYVRGHLAAVHQAILDGADVRGYFLWSLLDNFEWAHGFSKRFGAVYVDYPTGTRIPKASARWYAEVARTGVLPGA comes from the coding sequence GTGGCCACCGCAGCACAGCAGAGCCCGTCCGCCTCGGACGCCGCACGCACCTTCCCCCGGGGTTTCGTCTGGGGCTCCGCGACCGCCTCCTACCAGATCGAGGGGGCCGCCACGGAGGACGGCCGTACGCCGTCGATCTGGGACACCTACGCCCGCACCCCCGGCCGGGTCCGCAACGGCGACACCGGTGACATCGCCACCGACCACTACCACCGCTGGAACGAGGACGTCGCCCTGATGGCCGAACTAGGTCTGGGCGCCTACCGTTTCTCCCTCGCCTGGCCCCGGATCCAGCCCACCGGCCGCGGCCCGGCCGTGCAGAAGGGTCTGGACTTCTACCGGCGGCTGGTCGACGCGCTGCTGGAGAAGAACATCCAGCCCGTCGCGACCCTCTACCACTGGGACCTGCCCCAGGAACTGGAGGACACGGGCGGCTGGCCCGAGCGGGCCACGGCGGAGCGGTTCGCCGAGTACGCGGCCCTCGCGGCGGACGCCCTCGGCGACCGGGTGAAGACCTGGACCACGCTCAACGAGCCCTGGTGCAGCTCCTTCCTGGGCTACGGCTCCGGCGTGCACGCCCCCGGCCGCACCGACCCGGTCGCCGCCCTGCGAGCTGCCCACCACCTCAACCTGGGCCACGGCCTGGCCGTTCAGGCGCTGCGCGACCGCCTGCGCGCCGACGCGCGGGTCTCGGTCACGCTCAACATCCACCACGTGCGCCCGTTGACCGCCTCGGACGGCGACACCGACGCGGTCCGCCGGATCGACGCCCTCGCCAACCGGGTCTTCACCGGGCCGATGCTGAACGGCGCCTACCCGGAGGACCTGCTCAAGGACACCGCCGAGCTGACCGACTGGTCCTTCGTCCAGGACGGCGACCTGCGCAACATCCACCAGCCGCTGGACTTCCTGGGCGTCAACTACTACAGCCCCACCCTGGTCTCCGAGGCCGACGGCAGCGCCACCCACACCTCCGACGGACACGGCAACAGCGCCCACAGCCCCTGGCCGGCCGCCGACCGGGTCGCCTTCCACCAGCCGCCCGGCGAGACCACCGCCATGGGCTGGGCCGTCGACCCCAGCGGGCTGTACGACCTGCTGCGCCGCCTCACCGCCGACTTTCCCAGGCTGCCGCTGGTCATCACCGAGAACGGTGCCGCCTTCGACGACTATGCCGACCCGGCCGGCCAGGTCAACGACCCCGCCCGGATCGCCTACGTGCGCGGCCACCTGGCCGCCGTCCACCAGGCGATCCTGGACGGCGCGGACGTGCGCGGCTACTTCCTGTGGTCCCTGCTGGACAACTTCGAGTGGGCCCACGGCTTCAGCAAGCGCTTCGGCGCCGTGTACGTCGACTACCCGACCGGCACCCGCATCCCCAAGGCCAGCGCCCGCTGGTACGCCGAGGTCGCCCGTACCGGCGTGCTGCCCGGCGCCTGA
- a CDS encoding CASTOR/POLLUX-related putative ion channel, which translates to MGRRAELTGRARYWFDTTLARGTSVLVGWLALGCLVVVLPASAVLVWTDPHAPASRAERLAAIWRLTGETLRLGGATGPLLRVLLSVLLALVALVYVSTLVGLITTGLTERLTALRRGRSTVLEQGHAVVLGWSEQVFTVVSELVAANANQRYGAVAVMADQNKTTMEEAFRSKVGATGRTRLICRSGPPTDPALLALTNPGAASAVLVLPHDGPSGDPEVVKTLLALRSALGQGKGPPVVAAVRDDRYRLAATLAAGSRGIVLESDAITARLIVQSARRPGLSLVYRDLLDFAGDEFYLAFDPALIGRSFGDTLLAYATSSVVGLLRDGRPLLNPPPQTLIGPGDRLIVITRDDDTARLSDCSGLVDESVMTPWQPTNARPERRLILGWNRRASLIVEQLGRAAAHGSVIAVVADPDEVTAEQVRGIGTHSAPRLTVTFRPGDITRPETLRCLEIDSYDSVVVLGPDPVAGQQPDEADNRTLVTLLVLQLLERQTGRELPVVTEMTDDRNRTLAPVSPGADVIISGKLIGLLMAQISQNRHLAAVFEELFSPTGSQVHLRPASSYVLPGCEASFGTVVAAAQRRSECAVGYRRHDRAMAVPDHGVRINPDKNERRCWTGRDEVVVIAQD; encoded by the coding sequence GTGGGACGAAGGGCCGAACTCACAGGCAGGGCACGCTACTGGTTCGACACCACTCTGGCACGTGGTACCTCCGTGCTCGTCGGTTGGCTGGCTCTGGGCTGCCTCGTAGTCGTCCTCCCGGCGAGCGCCGTGCTGGTGTGGACGGACCCACATGCGCCGGCGTCCCGTGCGGAGAGGTTGGCAGCGATCTGGCGTCTCACCGGTGAGACGCTGCGGCTCGGCGGAGCGACAGGCCCGCTTCTGCGCGTGCTGCTGTCGGTACTGCTCGCCCTGGTCGCCCTGGTGTACGTGTCCACGCTCGTCGGCCTGATCACCACCGGACTCACTGAGCGGCTCACCGCACTGCGACGGGGCCGCTCTACCGTTCTCGAGCAGGGACATGCGGTGGTGCTGGGCTGGTCCGAGCAGGTGTTCACGGTGGTGAGCGAGCTGGTGGCCGCCAACGCCAACCAGCGGTACGGCGCGGTGGCCGTAATGGCGGACCAGAACAAGACCACCATGGAGGAGGCCTTCAGGAGCAAGGTGGGGGCCACCGGCCGCACCCGGCTGATCTGCCGTAGCGGGCCCCCCACCGACCCCGCCCTGCTCGCCCTGACCAACCCCGGCGCGGCCAGCGCCGTGCTGGTACTGCCCCACGACGGTCCGTCGGGGGACCCGGAAGTGGTCAAGACGCTGCTGGCGCTGCGGTCCGCACTCGGCCAGGGGAAAGGGCCGCCCGTCGTCGCCGCCGTCAGAGACGACCGGTACCGGCTGGCGGCCACCCTCGCCGCCGGATCGCGCGGCATCGTCCTGGAGAGCGACGCGATCACCGCCCGGCTGATCGTCCAGTCCGCCCGCCGTCCCGGACTCTCCCTGGTGTACCGCGACCTCCTGGACTTCGCCGGAGACGAGTTCTACCTCGCCTTCGATCCCGCCCTGATCGGCCGCTCCTTCGGCGACACGCTGCTGGCCTACGCCACCTCCAGCGTGGTCGGCCTGCTGCGCGACGGCAGGCCCTTGCTGAACCCGCCGCCGCAGACCCTGATCGGCCCCGGAGACCGGCTGATCGTCATCACGCGGGACGACGACACCGCACGGCTCAGCGACTGCTCCGGACTGGTCGACGAGTCGGTGATGACGCCCTGGCAGCCGACGAACGCCCGGCCCGAACGGCGCCTGATCCTCGGATGGAACCGGCGGGCCTCGCTCATTGTCGAACAGTTGGGCCGGGCCGCCGCACACGGTTCGGTCATTGCCGTGGTGGCGGACCCGGACGAGGTGACAGCCGAACAGGTCAGGGGCATCGGTACACACTCCGCACCTCGCCTGACCGTCACGTTCCGGCCTGGAGACATCACCCGACCCGAGACACTTCGATGTCTGGAGATCGACTCGTACGACAGCGTTGTCGTGCTCGGCCCGGACCCCGTGGCGGGACAGCAGCCGGACGAGGCCGACAACCGGACCCTCGTCACGCTCCTCGTTCTGCAACTACTGGAACGGCAGACGGGGCGGGAGCTGCCGGTGGTCACAGAGATGACCGACGACCGCAATCGGACGCTCGCGCCCGTCAGCCCCGGAGCGGATGTGATCATCAGTGGAAAACTCATCGGCTTGCTGATGGCCCAGATCTCTCAGAACCGGCACCTTGCCGCCGTGTTCGAGGAACTGTTCTCTCCCACCGGCAGTCAGGTCCACCTGCGGCCGGCGTCGTCATACGTCCTGCCCGGCTGTGAGGCGTCCTTCGGCACGGTCGTCGCAGCCGCGCAGCGGCGCAGCGAATGTGCCGTCGGCTACCGCCGCCACGACCGGGCCATGGCCGTTCCCGACCACGGAGTGCGCATCAACCCGGACAAGAACGAGCGACGCTGCTGGACCGGCCGTGACGAGGTGGTCGTGATCGCGCAGGACTGA
- a CDS encoding flavin monoamine oxidase family protein yields MTEDHEAVVAGSDLSRRSFATAAGMAAAATTLGGGAPASAMPVQAAPAAPAPTRGADFDRCLAVARALLVVDDHDRPLVPRYERVLKDGLPAQRATKPKKVLVVGAGPAGLVTALLLKRAGHHVTVLEANGNRAGGRIKTFRRGGHERAAQPFADPRQYAEAGAMRLPSSHPLVMGLIEQLNLKKRRFHYVDVDGDGRPANRTWIYVNGIRMRRVDYARAPRRINRSFGVPRARWDTPAAAILRSVLDPVRDEFSTVDAGGKRIDKPLPERVRGWAMVIQRFGDWSMFRFLTEHAGLDERTVDLIGTLENLTSRLPLSFIHSFIGSSLISPDTAFWELEGGTAVLPDALLAQVRDTVRFDRRVTRVEYHDPDRPSSDTPHVGGNGPQVWVDTVSEGRDGPVVREQFTADAAVVTVPFSGLRHVQISPLMSYRKRRAVAELHYDSATKVLLEFSRRWWEFTEADWKRELGRIDPKLYDAYRTGRTPADGSLLGVHPSVPGGHITAGQRTHYAANRAVSRDQPQAAHVVGGGSVSDSANRFMYNPSHPVPGSSGGVVLASYSWADDALRWDSLDDEARYPHALCGLQQVYGQRVEVFYTGAGRTQSWLRDPYAYGEASVLLPGQHTELLPSIPLPEGPLHFAGDHTSLKPAWIEGALESAVRVALEVHVSRPDGQPAS; encoded by the coding sequence ATGACTGAAGATCACGAAGCCGTCGTGGCAGGTTCGGACCTGTCCAGGCGCAGCTTCGCAACGGCAGCGGGAATGGCTGCGGCGGCCACGACTCTGGGTGGTGGCGCGCCTGCCTCGGCAATGCCCGTACAGGCCGCCCCGGCCGCACCGGCGCCCACCCGGGGCGCGGACTTCGACAGGTGCCTGGCTGTGGCCCGGGCCCTACTGGTCGTGGACGACCACGACCGGCCCTTGGTCCCACGCTACGAGCGGGTCCTCAAGGACGGACTGCCTGCTCAGCGGGCGACCAAGCCCAAGAAGGTCCTCGTCGTCGGGGCCGGCCCGGCCGGTCTGGTGACGGCGTTGCTGCTGAAGCGGGCGGGCCACCATGTGACCGTTCTCGAGGCGAACGGCAACCGGGCGGGCGGACGCATCAAGACCTTCCGCCGCGGCGGGCACGAACGGGCGGCTCAGCCTTTCGCCGACCCCCGCCAGTACGCCGAGGCGGGCGCCATGCGCCTGCCCTCCAGCCACCCGCTGGTCATGGGTCTCATCGAGCAACTGAACCTGAAGAAACGGCGCTTCCACTACGTGGACGTCGACGGTGACGGCCGGCCCGCCAACCGCACCTGGATCTACGTCAACGGCATCCGGATGCGACGGGTGGACTACGCCCGGGCGCCCCGCCGCATCAACCGGTCCTTCGGCGTGCCGCGCGCCCGCTGGGACACTCCCGCCGCGGCCATCCTTCGGTCGGTGCTGGATCCGGTGCGCGACGAGTTCAGCACCGTGGACGCCGGCGGCAAACGGATCGACAAGCCGCTGCCGGAACGGGTGCGGGGCTGGGCCATGGTCATCCAGCGATTCGGCGACTGGTCGATGTTCCGCTTCCTGACCGAGCACGCCGGGCTGGACGAGCGCACGGTCGACCTGATCGGCACCCTGGAGAACCTCACGTCACGCCTGCCCCTGTCGTTCATCCACAGCTTCATCGGCTCCTCCCTCATCAGTCCCGACACCGCCTTCTGGGAGCTGGAGGGCGGCACGGCGGTGCTGCCGGACGCGCTGCTGGCGCAGGTACGCGACACGGTCCGGTTCGACCGCCGGGTCACCCGTGTCGAGTACCACGATCCTGACCGTCCTTCCTCCGACACCCCGCACGTCGGCGGCAACGGCCCTCAGGTGTGGGTGGACACGGTCTCAGAAGGGCGCGACGGCCCGGTCGTGCGCGAGCAGTTCACCGCGGACGCGGCCGTGGTCACCGTGCCCTTCTCCGGTCTGCGGCACGTACAGATCAGCCCCCTGATGTCGTACCGCAAGCGCCGCGCGGTCGCGGAACTGCACTACGACAGCGCCACGAAGGTCCTCCTGGAGTTCAGCCGCCGTTGGTGGGAGTTCACGGAGGCCGACTGGAAACGCGAACTGGGCCGGATCGACCCGAAGCTGTACGACGCCTACCGCACCGGCCGCACACCCGCCGACGGCAGCCTGCTCGGCGTCCATCCCTCCGTGCCGGGCGGCCACATCACCGCAGGCCAACGCACCCACTACGCCGCCAACCGTGCCGTCTCCCGCGACCAGCCGCAGGCCGCACACGTCGTGGGCGGCGGCTCGGTGTCCGACAGTGCCAACCGGTTCATGTATAACCCCTCCCACCCGGTGCCCGGCAGCTCCGGCGGAGTGGTGCTGGCCTCCTACAGCTGGGCGGACGACGCACTTCGCTGGGACTCCCTGGACGACGAGGCCCGCTACCCGCACGCCCTGTGCGGACTGCAACAGGTCTACGGCCAGCGCGTCGAGGTCTTCTACACCGGCGCCGGACGCACCCAGAGCTGGCTGCGCGACCCCTACGCCTACGGAGAGGCATCCGTACTACTGCCTGGCCAACACACCGAGTTGCTGCCCTCCATTCCCCTGCCCGAAGGCCCGTTGCACTTCGCTGGTGACCACACCTCCCTCAAGCCTGCCTGGATCGAGGGCGCCCTGGAATCGGCGGTCCGCGTCGCACTGGAGGTCCACGTCTCGCGACCTGATGGGCAGCCTGCCTCCTGA
- a CDS encoding Orn/Lys/Arg decarboxylase N-terminal domain-containing protein translates to MAEGTVLVAVTEHPEAGGATAGQLTRIAEGIRATGLQVRWVVSVSDAEAVLRTEAGLAAAVVAWDLLPGAEDGPGGAMVLRRIGRRFQNLPVFLVMAGEGLHELPLWVSQSVVGYVWPLEDTPAFIAGRISTAARAYQDALLPPFFKALRRFDDAHEYSWHTPAHSGGVAFLKSPVGRAFHDYFGERLLRSDLSISVEELGSLFEHTGPIGEAERNAARVFGSDRTYFVLHGDSTCNRLVGHFSVTRDEIALVDRNCHKSILQGLVVSGARPVYLVPTRNGYGLAGPLPPAEIAADSVAARIATSPLTAGAVSSRPQYAVFTNSTYDGLCYDASAAARAFAASTPRLHFDEAWFAYARFHPLYAGRYGMSVDEKAFTGPDRPTVFATQSTHKLLAALSQGAMVHVRPAPRAPVEHDRFNEALMMHGTTSPLYPMIASLDVATAMMDGPQGQWLIDEAISEAVRFRQEMVRIGRRIKAAGDRPPWFFGVWQPDEVTDPASGTRLPFDEAPADLLRTEASCWHLASDAVWHGFPGLADGYCMLDPIKVTLTCPGLDATGAMSEWGIPARVLTAYLTTRGIVVEKTDSYTTLVLFSMGITKGKWGTLLDALMDFKDLYDGDAPLDRVLPALVAEHPRRYTGRSLRDLCQEMHDHLRDACLVELLDRAFQQLPEPVAPPQLCYERLIRGGTERIRLRDAPGRVAAAMVTVTPPGIPVLMPGESIGEEEGPLLRYLSALESFDRHFPGFGSETHGVTRAPDTGDYLIECLRPDEQEGPGAMTPAQRRRTQSAKTMG, encoded by the coding sequence ATGGCCGAGGGCACGGTTTTGGTGGCAGTGACAGAGCATCCGGAGGCTGGAGGCGCCACTGCTGGGCAGTTGACGCGCATCGCCGAGGGGATCAGGGCGACCGGCTTGCAGGTCCGGTGGGTGGTGAGCGTTTCGGACGCTGAGGCGGTGCTCAGGACGGAGGCCGGTCTGGCTGCTGCGGTGGTGGCTTGGGATCTTCTGCCCGGAGCTGAGGACGGGCCGGGTGGCGCGATGGTTCTGCGCCGAATCGGACGCCGGTTCCAGAATCTGCCGGTGTTCCTGGTCATGGCGGGCGAGGGGTTGCATGAGTTGCCGCTGTGGGTGTCGCAGTCGGTGGTGGGTTATGTGTGGCCGTTGGAGGACACGCCGGCGTTCATCGCGGGGCGGATCTCCACCGCCGCGCGTGCTTACCAGGACGCCCTGCTCCCGCCGTTCTTCAAGGCGCTGCGGCGCTTCGACGACGCGCATGAGTACTCGTGGCACACCCCGGCGCACTCCGGCGGTGTCGCCTTTCTGAAGTCGCCTGTGGGCCGGGCCTTTCATGACTACTTCGGGGAGCGGCTGCTGCGCAGCGACCTCTCGATCTCGGTGGAGGAGCTCGGCTCCCTGTTCGAGCACACCGGCCCGATCGGCGAGGCGGAACGCAACGCCGCGCGGGTCTTCGGCTCCGACCGTACGTACTTCGTCCTGCACGGCGACTCCACCTGCAACCGTCTGGTTGGCCACTTCAGTGTGACTCGAGATGAAATCGCCCTGGTGGACCGCAACTGCCACAAGTCGATCCTGCAAGGCTTGGTCGTCTCCGGAGCCCGACCGGTGTACCTGGTGCCTACCCGCAACGGCTACGGGCTTGCCGGGCCGCTGCCTCCGGCCGAGATCGCGGCGGACTCGGTGGCGGCGCGGATTGCGACGAGCCCTCTCACAGCGGGCGCGGTGTCGTCGCGTCCCCAGTACGCGGTGTTCACCAACTCCACGTACGACGGCCTGTGCTACGACGCGTCGGCGGCGGCCCGGGCCTTCGCGGCCAGTACCCCCCGGCTGCACTTCGACGAAGCGTGGTTCGCGTACGCCCGCTTCCATCCGCTCTACGCGGGGCGCTACGGCATGTCGGTGGACGAGAAGGCCTTCACCGGCCCCGACCGGCCGACGGTCTTCGCGACCCAGTCCACCCACAAACTGCTGGCCGCGTTGTCGCAGGGCGCCATGGTGCACGTCCGGCCCGCCCCGCGGGCGCCGGTGGAGCACGACCGGTTCAACGAAGCGCTCATGATGCACGGCACGACGTCACCGCTGTATCCGATGATCGCCTCATTGGACGTGGCCACCGCGATGATGGACGGTCCGCAAGGGCAGTGGCTGATCGACGAGGCGATCTCGGAGGCGGTCCGGTTCCGCCAGGAGATGGTGCGGATCGGACGGCGGATCAAGGCCGCCGGGGACCGGCCGCCTTGGTTCTTCGGAGTGTGGCAGCCGGATGAGGTGACTGACCCCGCGAGCGGGACGCGGCTACCGTTCGATGAGGCTCCGGCGGACTTGCTGCGGACCGAGGCATCCTGTTGGCACCTCGCATCCGACGCGGTCTGGCACGGCTTCCCCGGCCTGGCCGATGGCTACTGCATGCTCGACCCGATCAAGGTCACCCTGACCTGCCCGGGGCTCGACGCGACCGGTGCGATGTCCGAGTGGGGCATCCCGGCGCGCGTCCTCACCGCCTATCTGACCACGCGCGGCATCGTCGTGGAGAAGACCGACAGCTACACCACGCTGGTGCTGTTCTCCATGGGCATCACCAAGGGCAAATGGGGCACGCTTCTGGACGCCCTGATGGACTTCAAGGACCTTTACGACGGTGATGCCCCGCTGGACCGCGTGCTGCCCGCCCTGGTCGCCGAGCACCCGCGGCGCTACACAGGGCGCAGTCTGCGCGATCTCTGCCAGGAGATGCACGACCACTTGCGGGATGCCTGTCTGGTCGAACTACTCGACCGGGCCTTCCAGCAGCTCCCGGAGCCGGTCGCCCCGCCCCAGCTGTGCTATGAGCGCCTAATCCGCGGCGGCACAGAACGGATCCGTCTGAGGGACGCACCGGGCCGCGTCGCCGCGGCGATGGTCACAGTGACGCCGCCCGGCATCCCGGTCCTCATGCCGGGCGAAAGCATCGGGGAGGAAGAGGGCCCTCTCCTGCGCTACCTCAGCGCCCTGGAGTCCTTCGACCGCCACTTCCCCGGCTTCGGCAGCGAGACGCACGGTGTGACCCGTGCCCCCGACACCGGCGACTACCTGATCGAGTGCCTGCGCCCGGACGAGCAGGAAGGGCCTGGCGCCATGACGCCTGCGCAGCGACGGAGGACGCAGAGCGCCAAGACGATGGGTTGA
- a CDS encoding IS5 family transposase (programmed frameshift), which produces MERLVPDELWELFERVVPPAPSRPQGGGRRRYGDREVLAAIVFVATSGCTWRQLPPSFGPSGPTAHRRFGEWSRARVWAKLHRLVLDELGARGDLDWSRCAIDSVNMRALKGDLTGPNPVDRGKKGSKIHLITERTGLPLSVGISGANLHDSQALEPLVRGIPPIRSRRGPRRRKPAKLHADKGYDYDHLRRWLCKRGITHRIARKGIESSTRLGRHQWTIERTMAWLAGCRRLHRRYERKAEHFLAFTAIACTLICYRRLTK; this is translated from the exons GTGGAGCGTCTGGTGCCGGATGAGTTGTGGGAGTTGTTCGAGCGGGTGGTGCCGCCTGCTCCGTCGCGGCCTCAGGGCGGTGGTCGGCGGCGGTACGGGGACCGTGAGGTGCTGGCCGCGATCGTCTTCGTGGCCACGTCAGGGTGCACCTGGAGGCAGCTGCCGCCGTCGTTCGGCCCGTCGGGGCCGACCGCGCACCGTCGGTTCGGCGAGTGGAGCAGGGCCCGGGTCTGGGCCAAGCTGCACCGCCTGGTCCTGGACGAACTCGGTGCCCGCGGGGACTTGGACTGGTCGAGGTGCGCGATCGACTCGGTGAACATGCGGGCCCTGAAA GGGGATCTGACAGGTCCGAATCCTGTCGACCGGGGCAAGAAAGGATCGAAGATCCACCTGATCACGGAGCGGACCGGTTTACCCCTCTCCGTCGGTATCTCCGGCGCCAACCTGCACGACAGCCAGGCGCTGGAGCCGCTCGTGCGTGGAATCCCGCCGATCCGCTCCCGCCGAGGGCCACGCCGACGTAAGCCCGCCAAGTTGCACGCTGACAAGGGCTACGACTACGACCACCTGCGCCGATGGCTGTGCAAGCGCGGCATCACCCACCGCATCGCGCGCAAGGGCATCGAATCCTCCACACGGTTGGGCCGCCACCAATGGACGATAGAGCGCACCATGGCCTGGCTCGCCGGCTGCCGTCGGCTCCACCGCCGCTACGAGCGCAAGGCCGAACACTTCCTGGCCTTCACTGCCATCGCCTGCACCCTCATTTGCTACCGCCGACTCACCAAATGA
- a CDS encoding DUF4240 domain-containing protein encodes MNKQQFWQLVEAARNQASDPTDGEAVAREAASLLASRPVEEILAAEQVLWDLMVDSYTNPLWAAAYIANGGCSDDGFDYFRGWLIAQGREVFERVVADPDALAELPIVQASAADGVDLEGEDMLGIAWNAHISATGDQLPASPPTIRYRELDPTWNFDFDDHDEMTRRLPRLAALYLE; translated from the coding sequence ATGAACAAGCAGCAGTTCTGGCAGCTCGTTGAGGCAGCCCGCAATCAGGCGTCCGATCCGACCGACGGCGAAGCGGTCGCTCGCGAGGCGGCCTCGCTGCTGGCCTCACGGCCAGTCGAGGAGATCCTCGCAGCTGAGCAGGTGCTGTGGGACCTGATGGTTGACTCCTACACCAATCCTCTGTGGGCCGCTGCTTACATCGCCAACGGTGGGTGCTCTGACGACGGCTTCGACTACTTCCGCGGCTGGCTGATCGCTCAGGGCCGTGAAGTCTTCGAGCGCGTAGTCGCTGACCCCGATGCCCTGGCAGAACTGCCCATCGTTCAAGCCTCCGCAGCCGACGGCGTCGACCTGGAGGGCGAGGACATGCTGGGCATCGCCTGGAACGCACACATCTCGGCGACCGGTGATCAGCTCCCCGCGAGCCCACCCACCATCCGCTACCGGGAGCTGGACCCCACCTGGAACTTCGATTTCGATGACCACGACGAAATGACTCGCCGACTGCCCCGCTTGGCAGCTCTCTATCTGGAGTAA